One genomic window of Candidatus Pseudobacter hemicellulosilyticus includes the following:
- a CDS encoding RagB/SusD family nutrient uptake outer membrane protein, producing MSKRMFPFILYIVMGISIVAFFGCNKLLEVEAPKNSMTSENIYSNDATAAAVLTGLYTNMCNANLSRALQINAISAVAGLSADELILFGGSANANQTFLLYYQNRVNPGASTLSSASFWSSLYADIYILNIALEKLEQSKGLNPTVRQHLIGEAKFLRAFNYFYLVNLYGDIPLAVSSDYRKNAVLPRNAHADVYAQIISDLKDAQQTLSDNYLSDDAYSGTEERVRPNKWAATALLSRTYLYAKQWRDAAEQASLLIQNKAQYDTVALDKVFLMNSKEAIWQLQPVNAGWNTEEGRLFVLQDRGPTSNVSIDGNPVYLSDFILNSFESGDKRTTEWVNNVVANGTTYYYPYKYRNARLNNSISEYSMVLRLGEQYLIRAEANAMLNRLAEARNDIDVIRTRAGLPAVDANDQSSIVNAILRERKVELFTEWGHRWLDLKRSGTVNETMLQVAPTKGTTWSNKWQWYPIPLYDIIQNDNLVQNDGY from the coding sequence ATGAGTAAAAGAATGTTTCCTTTTATTTTGTATATAGTGATGGGTATCTCTATAGTTGCTTTCTTCGGGTGCAATAAATTGCTGGAGGTAGAGGCCCCAAAGAATTCAATGACAAGTGAGAATATCTATTCAAATGATGCCACAGCCGCAGCTGTTCTTACCGGACTATATACAAATATGTGCAATGCAAACTTGTCAAGGGCTTTACAAATAAATGCAATTTCTGCTGTTGCTGGACTGTCAGCGGATGAGCTCATTCTTTTTGGAGGTTCGGCGAATGCAAACCAGACATTTTTGTTGTATTATCAGAACAGGGTTAATCCTGGCGCTTCAACCCTCTCTTCTGCTTCTTTCTGGTCTTCTTTATATGCGGATATTTATATTCTGAATATTGCTCTGGAAAAACTGGAACAGTCAAAAGGGTTAAATCCCACTGTTCGGCAACACCTTATTGGAGAAGCCAAATTTTTGCGGGCGTTTAACTATTTTTACCTGGTGAATCTATACGGCGATATCCCCCTTGCTGTAAGTAGTGATTACAGGAAAAATGCTGTATTGCCCCGAAATGCTCATGCTGATGTGTACGCACAGATCATTTCAGACCTGAAAGATGCTCAGCAAACACTTTCGGATAATTATTTATCTGATGATGCCTATAGTGGAACTGAAGAAAGAGTAAGACCAAATAAATGGGCAGCTACTGCCTTATTGTCCAGGACTTATTTATATGCAAAACAATGGCGTGATGCTGCTGAACAGGCAAGCCTGCTAATTCAGAATAAGGCGCAATATGATACTGTAGCATTGGATAAAGTATTTTTAATGAATAGCAAGGAAGCTATCTGGCAGTTGCAACCTGTAAATGCCGGTTGGAACACAGAAGAGGGCCGATTGTTTGTGTTGCAAGACCGTGGACCTACCAGTAATGTGTCCATAGATGGTAACCCGGTTTACCTGAGTGATTTTATCCTGAATAGTTTTGAATCAGGTGATAAGAGAACAACCGAATGGGTGAACAATGTAGTTGCTAATGGCACTACTTACTATTACCCGTATAAATATCGAAATGCAAGGTTGAATAATTCAATTTCTGAATATAGTATGGTACTAAGATTGGGAGAGCAGTATTTGATCCGGGCCGAGGCTAATGCTATGCTAAATAGGCTTGCTGAAGCCAGGAATGATATAGATGTTATTCGGACAAGGGCGGGATTGCCCGCCGTTGATGCTAATGATCAGTCGTCAATTGTAAATGCTATTTTACGGGAAAGGAAGGTAGAGCTTTTTACTGAATGGGGGCATCGCTGGTTGGATTTGAAACGTTCAGGAACTGTTAATGAAACAATGCTCCAGGTGGCTCCCACGAAAGGAACAACCTGGAGTAATAAGTGGCAATGGTATCCAATTCCGTTATATGATATCATTCAAAATGATAACCTGGTGCAAAACGATGGATATTGA
- a CDS encoding AraC family transcriptional regulator has product MKLRSQDLEALETAKQIIMKDYRWNISIYTLSHRVCINERKLKEGFRQIYNISVHAYLIQIRMEKAIELLSFSDKPIEMVAKMVGYKNRSSFSREFKKFYGKPPSLSEDIVNNKTA; this is encoded by the coding sequence ATGAAACTTCGCAGCCAAGATCTGGAGGCATTGGAAACCGCCAAACAGATAATCATGAAAGATTATAGATGGAATATTTCCATCTATACTTTATCGCATCGTGTTTGCATAAACGAAAGGAAGCTTAAAGAAGGATTTCGTCAAATTTACAATATCAGCGTACATGCATACCTTATCCAAATCAGGATGGAAAAAGCTATTGAATTGTTATCCTTCTCGGATAAACCTATTGAAATGGTAGCAAAGATGGTGGGCTATAAGAACAGGTCAAGTTTTAGCAGGGAGTTTAAGAAGTTTTATGGAAAACCGCCTTCTTTGTCGGAGGATATTGTAAATAATAAGACGGCGTGA
- a CDS encoding bestrophin family ion channel encodes MHAGRRYSFQEIIRWTRRDIYVMIILSAIPTLLVALLGWHWLALPWVPIAMIGTATAFIVGFRNTQTYNRLWEARQIYGGIVNASRSWGMLVKDLVGTNQNRAAVPAASAWAADSEGMGNATAFDSAWSTHQQLIHRHIAWLTAMRFQLREPRTWETSRSKISNQEYGRRFQVAEWQGSLEAELQPLLSPADLAYILSKKNRATHLISLQSAQLRDLKAAGLIEPLNYVELEKLLVDLYDLQGRCERIKNFPYPRQFATISQLFTRLFISLVPFGVLNEFQKTGGWMILATIPFASVVGWIFLTMERIGENTENPFEGGANDVPITAMSRTIEIDLREMLGEKELPPGVGAQNNILL; translated from the coding sequence ATGCATGCTGGTCGCCGCTACAGTTTCCAGGAGATCATTCGCTGGACCCGGAGAGATATTTATGTCATGATCATCCTCAGCGCTATTCCAACCCTGCTGGTAGCGTTGCTGGGCTGGCATTGGCTGGCGCTTCCCTGGGTGCCTATTGCTATGATTGGCACTGCCACCGCCTTTATTGTGGGGTTCAGGAATACCCAGACCTATAACCGGCTCTGGGAGGCGCGGCAGATCTATGGAGGTATAGTGAATGCCAGTCGCTCCTGGGGCATGCTGGTAAAAGACCTGGTGGGGACGAACCAAAATAGGGCTGCAGTACCGGCTGCAAGCGCCTGGGCGGCAGACTCCGAAGGCATGGGGAATGCTACTGCCTTTGATTCAGCGTGGAGTACCCATCAGCAATTGATCCACCGGCATATAGCCTGGCTGACGGCCATGCGGTTCCAGCTGCGTGAGCCCAGGACCTGGGAAACGAGTCGCTCCAAGATCTCCAACCAGGAATACGGTCGCAGGTTCCAGGTGGCTGAGTGGCAGGGCAGCCTTGAGGCCGAGCTTCAACCTTTGCTATCCCCTGCGGATCTGGCCTATATTCTCAGTAAAAAGAACCGGGCTACCCACCTGATCAGCCTGCAGTCCGCCCAGCTCCGTGACCTCAAAGCCGCCGGCCTCATAGAACCGCTCAACTATGTAGAGCTGGAAAAACTACTGGTAGACCTCTACGATCTCCAGGGCCGCTGCGAGCGGATCAAGAACTTCCCCTATCCCCGGCAGTTTGCCACCATCAGCCAGCTATTCACCCGCCTGTTCATCTCGCTGGTGCCGTTTGGCGTGCTGAACGAATTCCAGAAAACAGGAGGCTGGATGATCTTGGCTACCATTCCTTTCGCCAGTGTAGTGGGCTGGATCTTCCTGACCATGGAGCGGATAGGTGAAAACACCGAAAATCCTTTTGAAGGCGGTGCGAATGATGTGCCCATCACGGCCATGTCACGCACCATTGAAATAGACCTCCGGGAGATGCTGGGGGAAAAAGAATTGCCGCCGGGGGTGGGCGCACAAAATAATATTTTGTTATAA
- a CDS encoding RagB/SusD family nutrient uptake outer membrane protein, whose product MRPYTVIILCTFLLTNCKKWLDVGEPPTSTSAGTVFSTNEGADGAIANIYREFTIASAITNGPLSKLSALYADELAFSARNPDGPDTAFFYNRIQPDNKLLANFWTCLYGAIYKCNIGIEELTKNVQLYPKLRQQLLGEAHFVRAFSYFYLVNFFGEVPMVNTSDYRISSIEPPVSQRVLYAFMTDDLLKAEKLLPDTIPTYDSLYDGNTRAGRWAASALLARVLLYAGEFDKAAQKATEVIRSGQYRLETLTRVFSSQSRETIWQLQPAAGVGSTMEATYYLPLGASPPTFIITPGLLSSFSSGDQRKSQWLGLYRQGNQNLYYPAKFKIRKASLPTEYNIVQRLAELYLIRAEASCHTGLLYGPGSAAEDLSEIRKRSGLPAVAQGLSAAQLLVLVEQERKLEFFTEWGHRFLDLKRMRGRNNPEQSLADELLPLVKPNYDPGKALFPIPAGQLK is encoded by the coding sequence ATGCGACCATATACCGTCATCATCCTCTGTACATTCTTATTGACGAATTGTAAGAAATGGCTGGACGTAGGTGAACCACCCACTTCCACTTCAGCCGGCACCGTATTCAGCACCAATGAAGGCGCCGACGGCGCTATTGCCAATATTTACCGGGAATTCACAATTGCTTCTGCCATTACCAACGGACCTCTATCCAAGCTGTCCGCCTTATATGCAGACGAGCTTGCTTTCAGCGCCAGGAACCCCGATGGTCCTGACACTGCTTTCTTTTATAACCGGATACAGCCCGACAATAAATTGCTGGCCAATTTCTGGACCTGTCTGTACGGCGCCATCTACAAATGCAACATAGGTATAGAAGAGCTTACAAAGAATGTGCAGCTCTATCCTAAACTTCGTCAGCAACTGCTGGGTGAAGCCCACTTCGTGCGGGCTTTCAGTTATTTCTACCTGGTCAATTTTTTTGGAGAAGTACCGATGGTCAATACATCGGATTACCGGATATCATCTATTGAACCGCCGGTCAGTCAGCGCGTACTATATGCGTTCATGACGGACGACTTGCTTAAAGCCGAGAAACTATTGCCGGATACCATCCCTACCTATGATAGCCTGTATGATGGGAACACGCGAGCCGGCCGATGGGCGGCATCAGCTTTGCTGGCGCGTGTGTTATTGTATGCCGGCGAATTTGACAAAGCGGCGCAAAAGGCTACGGAGGTGATCAGATCCGGCCAGTACAGGCTGGAGACCCTGACGCGGGTGTTCTCCAGTCAGAGCCGGGAAACCATCTGGCAGCTGCAACCTGCTGCCGGTGTGGGTTCTACTATGGAAGCCACCTATTATCTGCCACTGGGCGCTTCGCCGCCAACCTTTATTATAACGCCCGGATTGCTGAGCAGCTTTTCGTCGGGCGATCAGCGCAAATCGCAGTGGCTGGGTTTGTACAGGCAGGGGAATCAGAACTTATACTATCCGGCTAAGTTCAAAATAAGAAAGGCCAGTCTGCCTACGGAATACAATATCGTACAAAGGCTGGCGGAATTATACCTGATCAGGGCGGAGGCCAGTTGTCACACAGGACTGCTCTATGGGCCAGGGTCCGCCGCCGAAGATCTATCTGAGATCCGCAAGCGAAGTGGATTACCGGCTGTGGCACAGGGATTATCAGCTGCACAGTTACTGGTACTGGTGGAACAGGAACGAAAGCTGGAGTTCTTTACAGAATGGGGACATCGGTTCCTGGATCTGAAGAGAATGAGGGGAAGGAATAACCCGGAGCAATCACTCGCTGATGAACTGCTACCGCTGGTAAAGCCAAACTACGATCCTGGAAAGGCGTTGTTTCCTATACCAGCAGGACAGCTGAAGTGA